Part of the Candidatus Binataceae bacterium genome is shown below.
CGGCCGGCGAAACTCCGGGAGCGGCTTTGAAATACTTCTCGATGTACGGCGCGACTTCGGGATTTTTCAAATCCTTTACCGACGGCATCGTGACCGCGGCGCCACCGGCGACCTCGCTCAGCAGCCGGGTGCAGGTGTAATGAGCCTCCATGGTCAGATGTTTGCCCGCGTTGGTCATAACCGTGTCGGGAAAGGCGACGCCGTTGATGACCGTGTTTTTCATTGCCGCGGCGATCCCCAGCGCGTAGATGGCGCTGGCGAGCTTGATCATCTCGGCGATCTTGTCGCGGATGTGCGGTTTGTCGGCGACGCCGTTGTACTCCGCGATGAGCGCGGCAGCGCCGATAAACAGCTCGAGCTTGCCATAGTCGGTCCCCAGGTAGCCGTGGCGATTAATGGTGGCGAAATTGTTGGCGATATCGCCGCAGAACTCGGACTCGCCGCACAGGAAGATACGGTCGGCGGGGACAAAGACGTCATCAAAGATGGTCAGCGACTCGACGACCGCGCCACTGTTGCTCAGCGGCGCCTGATCCGGGTCGGCGGGCATGTTGATGCCACGCGCCACGAGCGTGATCCCTGGAGTGTCGACCGGAATGGCAAAGGCGACGGCATAGTCGCGATCGTCCTCGTGCATCGCGCGCTGCGCGATCACGACCAGTTCCTCGCAGATGACGCCGCCGGTGGTGTGAGCTTTTGCTCCGCGCACCACGATGCCGTCCTTTCTGCGCTCGACGACGTGCAGATACATGTCAGGGTCGGACTGTAGCGAAGGGCGCAGATTGCGGTCGCCCTTGACGTCCGTGATCGCGGCCGACCCGATATACTGGCGCCGCTGGAAGCTCCGCAAGTACTCTTTGAGCCGCGCG
Proteins encoded:
- a CDS encoding 4-hydroxyphenylacetate 3-hydroxylase N-terminal domain-containing protein produces the protein MRKGQDYVDSLGRLKSRVFVQGEAVANLAEHPLFQSTINAWGKWLLDAAFEPKLQSLMTAKSELTGEDVHIFWHMPNDTAGLLQNFDAAIKLSERVPITGYTSIARDELAGLLSVLPEVDRKYETGYTARLKEYLRSFQRRQYIGSAAITDVKGDRNLRPSLQSDPDMYLHVVERRKDGIVVRGAKAHTTGGVICEELVVIAQRAMHEDDRDYAVAFAIPVDTPGITLVARGINMPADPDQAPLSNSGAVVESLTIFDDVFVPADRIFLCGESEFCGDIANNFATINRHGYLGTDYGKLELFIGAAALIAEYNGVADKPHIRDKIAEMIKLASAIYALGIAAAMKNTVINGVAFPDTVMTNAGKHLTMEAHYTCTRLLSEVAGGAAVTMPSVKDLKNPEVAPYIEKYFKAAPGVSPADRIRLFHFIGDLCSSEYAGWWYNEIIHGSGSPAAERLQMYREFDLESTKQLVKELLG